A region of Cardinium endosymbiont of Sogatella furcifera DNA encodes the following proteins:
- the bioB gene encoding biotin synthase BioB: MKKKWILSEIDKIFSLPFPELIYTAQGVHRTRFNGHEVQISTLLSIKTGSCPENCSYCPQSAHYDTGLKKEPLSKISEVIEAAKRAKEAGSTRFCMGAAWRGPRDQDLKIVCEMVREVKKLGVETCVTLGLLKDYQANMLKEAGLDFYNHNVDTSQEYYDKIITTRTFKDRLDTLEHVRSAGIKVCCGGILGMGETNQDRIKMLILLANMEEPPESVPINMLMKIPGTPLEHVADVDPFDFVRTIAIARIIMPTSYIRLSAGREKMSDELQALCFLAGANSIFYGEKLLTAQNPVPEQDEFLLQRLGLKKLHNESSISI, from the coding sequence ATGAAAAAAAAATGGATTCTTTCTGAAATAGACAAAATTTTTAGTCTTCCATTTCCCGAGTTGATTTATACAGCACAAGGAGTACATAGAACACGTTTTAATGGTCATGAAGTACAGATTAGTACACTTTTGAGCATTAAAACAGGTAGTTGTCCTGAAAATTGCTCTTACTGTCCCCAGTCAGCACACTACGATACTGGATTAAAAAAAGAGCCTTTATCAAAAATTTCAGAAGTAATTGAAGCAGCCAAACGTGCAAAAGAAGCTGGTAGTACTCGTTTCTGTATGGGTGCAGCTTGGCGTGGACCACGCGATCAAGATTTAAAAATTGTTTGCGAAATGGTTAGAGAAGTAAAAAAACTAGGTGTTGAGACATGTGTCACACTTGGGTTATTGAAAGACTACCAAGCTAATATGCTTAAAGAGGCTGGTTTAGATTTTTACAATCATAATGTTGATACATCTCAAGAGTATTACGATAAAATTATAACAACACGTACTTTTAAAGATCGTTTAGATACATTGGAGCATGTACGTAGTGCTGGTATCAAGGTTTGTTGTGGTGGTATCCTTGGCATGGGAGAAACTAATCAAGATCGAATAAAAATGTTGATCCTTCTTGCTAACATGGAGGAACCACCAGAATCAGTACCAATTAATATGCTGATGAAAATTCCTGGCACTCCTCTTGAACATGTAGCTGATGTCGATCCGTTTGATTTTGTCCGTACTATTGCAATAGCTAGAATCATAATGCCCACATCTTATATTCGTTTATCAGCTGGGAGAGAAAAAATGTCAGATGAGCTGCAAGCTCTATGTTTCCTTGCTGGAGCTAATTCAATTTTTTATGGTGAAAAGCTACTAACCGCTCAAAATCCGGTACCTGAACAAGATGAATTTTTATTACAAAGATTAGGCCTAAAAAAGTTGCATAACGAGTCATCTATTTCTATCTAA